A genomic region of Solanum dulcamara chromosome 2, daSolDulc1.2, whole genome shotgun sequence contains the following coding sequences:
- the LOC129880056 gene encoding ACT domain-containing protein ACR4: protein MEATMSYSQNIMDDEYEKFIRRMNPPRVVIDNESCKNATVIQVDSANKHGILLEVVQVLTDLNLIITKAYICSDGGWFMDVFNVTNQDGNKITEEPILDYIMKSLGPDSCFASSMRRSIGVTTGMDHTTIELIGSDRPGLLSEVSAVLTNLRCSVLNAEVWTHNTRAAAIMQVTDDETGGAIADAERLSMIKKLLCNVLRGSNKSRDAKTSLSHGVTHTDRRLHQLMFADRDYERATGDGSDEKERPNVNVVNWQDKDYSVVTIRCKDRPKLLFDTICTLTDMQYVVFHGNVDTEGPEAYQEYCIRHIDGSPVKSDAERQRVIQCLEAAIERRVSEGLKLELCTTDRVGLLSDVTRIFRENSLTVIRAEVTTRAGKALNTFYVRDSSGYPVDTKIIESVRQTIGQTILRVKGCPEELNPVQQESPTRFLFGGLFKSRSFCNFGLVRSYS, encoded by the exons ATGG AAGCTACAATGAGCTATTCCCAAAACATAATGGATGATGAGTATGAGAAATTTATCAGAAGAATGAATCCACCAAG AGTGGTAATTGACAATGAATCTTGCAAAAATGCCACTGTTATAcag GTGGATAGTGCTAACAAACATGGAATACTTCTGGAGGTGGTACAAGTTCTTACTGATCTTAATTTAATAATTACCAAGGCTTATATTTGCTCTGATGGTGGCTGGTTCATGGATG TATTCAATGTCACCAATCAAGATGGAAACAAGATTACAGAAGAACCAATCTTGGATTATATCATGAAG TCTCTTGGTCCAGATTCTTGTTTTGCCTCTTCCATGAGAAGATCGATCGGGGTTACTACAGGAATGGACCACACCACAATTGAGTTAATTGGAAGTGATAGACCAGGTCTGCTATCTGAAGTGAGTGCTGTCCTCACCAACCTTAGATGCAGCGTGTTGAATGCCGAAGTGTGGACCCATAACACGCGAGCAGCAGCTATTATGCAAGTTACTGATGATGAAACCGGGGGTGCAATTGCTGACGCTGAAAGGTTGTCTATGATCAAGAAACTCTTATGCAATGTACTTAGAGGTAGCAATAAATCAAGAGATGCTAAGACGTCGTTATCTCATGGGGTCACTCATACTGATAGAAGGCTTCACCAGCTGATGTTTGCAGACCGGGACTATGAACGTGCCACCGGTGATGGATCAGATGAAAAAGAAAGGCCAAATGTGAATGTTGTTAATTGGCAAGACAAGGACTACTCAGTAGTGACAATACGGTGCAAGGATAGACCAAAACTTCTGTTTGATACGATTTGCACTTTGACAGATATGCAGTATGTGGTTTTCCATGGCAATGTCGATACTGAAGGACCAGAAGCTTACCAG GAATACTGTATTAGGCATATAGATGGATCCCCTGTGAAATCTGATGCAGAAAGACAAAGAGTGATTCAATGTCTTGAAGCAGCAATAGAAAGACGAGTATCCGAG GGATTGAAGCTAGAACTATGTACCACGGACCGAGTAGGGCTGCTGTCCGATGTTACCAGAATCTTCCGCGAGAACAGCCTCACTGTCATCCGagcagaagtgactacaagagCAGGCAAAGCTCTCAATACATTCTATGTTCGCGATTCATCTGGGTACCCTGTCGATACTAAGATCATAGAATCTGTTCGACAAACAATCGGGCAAACAATACTTCGAGTGAAAGGCTGCCCTGAGGAGTTAAATCCAGTACAACAAGAATCACCAACTAGGTTCCTCTTTGGTGGCTTGTTCAAGTCTAGATCCTTTTGTAATTTCGGTTTGGTTCGATCCTACTCTTGA